From a region of the Impatiens glandulifera chromosome 4, dImpGla2.1, whole genome shotgun sequence genome:
- the LOC124935561 gene encoding cytochrome P450 736A117-like, producing MEKYCFAIFILLSSLLLKWLLNPITSTHKYKKNLPPSPPKLPIIGHLHCFGTHPHRSLKSLSRRYGPIMLLKLGSTPAVVISSAAAAKEIMKTHDLVFATPPELQNSRKLLYDLKDVVAAPYGEYWRQLKSICVLQLLSNHKVKSFRSVREEEVVLMVERIEEAKGKNIPVNLSETFSKIANDVLCRVLMGRKYDEGDGRSLRRLIMEFLRLLGTLSVEDFLPWLGWINKVNGLDTTVNRVAKEMDKFLEEVVNERMQEGSDEIIGGKRKENFLDILLRIHMSQEPGVFIDKDSVKALLVDMLLGGTTTTSTVTEWAMTELMRHPKTMKELQTEVRNVANGKSMIAEEDIQNMPYLRAVIKETLRYHTPIPLLPPRLATQDVNVNGYDIAAGTMVFINKWAISRDPLSWENPDEFKPERFMNSKVDYKGHHFEFIPFGAGRRGCPGISFGIAVNELTLANIVNKFNWVLPDGKDGENLDVDECIGFTIHRKTPLIALAT from the exons ATGGAGAAATATTGTTTTGCCATCTTCATCTTACTAAGTTCTCTCCTCCTAAAATGGCTTCTAAATCCTATAACTTCCACCcacaaatataagaaaaatcTACCCCCTTCCCCTCCAAAGCTCCCAATCATCGGCCATCTCCACTGCTTCGGCACACACCCTCACCGCTCCCTTAAATCCCTATCACGCCGCTACGGCCCCATCATGCTCCTCAAACTAGGCAGTACTCCAGCCGTCGTGATATCCTCCGCGGCCGCCGCCAAAGAGATCATGAAAACCCACGACCTCGTATTCGCCACCCCCCCTGAGTTACAGAACAGCCGGAAGCTCCTCTACGATCTGAAAGATGTAGTGGCTGCTCCATACGGAGAGTACTGGCGGCAGTTGAAAAGTATATGCGTTCTTCAGCTGTTGAGCAACCACAAGGTCAAGTCTTTCCGGTCTGTACGGGAAGAAGAGGTCGTGTTGATGGTTGAGAGAATCGAGGAAGCGAAAGGGAAGAACATCCCGGTGAATCTGAGTGAAACTTTCTCAAAGATAGCCAATGATGTTTTGTGTAGGGTTTTGATGGGAAGGAAATACGACGAGGGAGATGGAAGGAGTTTGAGACGTCTGATAATGGAGTTTCTACGATTGTTAGGAACGCTGAGCGTTGAAGATTTCCTGCCGTGGCTCGGTTGGATCAATAAAGTGAACGGACTGGACACCACCGTGAATAGGGTTGCCAAAGAGATGGACAAGTTCTTGGAGGAAGTGGTGAATGAGAGGATGCAAGAGGGAAGTGATGAAATAATTGGTGGCAAAAGGAAAGAGAATTttcttgatattttattaagaattcaTATGAGCCAAGAACCTGGTGTATTCATTGACAAAGATAGTGTGAAAGCCTTACTCGTG GATATGTTGTTAGGTGGAACAACTACAACATCTACCGTCACAGAATGGGCGATGACAGAATTAATGAGACACCCAAAAACAATGAAAGAGTTGCAAACAGAGGTGAGAAATGTTGCTAATGGAAAAAGTATGATAGCAGAAGAAGATATACAAAACATGCCTTACTTGAGAGCAGTCATTAAAGAAACTCTAAGATATCACACTCCCATTCCCCTTCTTCCCCCAAGGTTAGCAACTCAAGATGTTAATGTCAATGGTTATGACATAGCGGCTGGCACTATGGTTTTCATCAACAAATGGGCCATATCTAGAGATCCACTTTCATGGGAAAACCCTGATGAGTTTAAGCCTGAAAGGTTCATGAACTCTAAAGTTGATTACAAGGGGCATCATTTCGAGTTCATCCCATTTGGAGCTGGTAGAAGGGGTTGTCCGGGAATTTCATTTGGCATCGCTGTTAATGAGCTTACACTAGCTAACATTGTCAACAAATTCAACTGGGTGTTGCCCGATGGAAAAGATGGAGAGAACTTAGATGTAGATGAATGCATTGGCTTCACAATTCACCGTAAAACTCCTCTCATAGCTCTTGCAACTTAA
- the LOC124936259 gene encoding sufE-like protein 2, chloroplastic — protein MNTVDKIPPSSVFRAMDNTAIGMVTAFSSSSPPFFSKHWNPIHSSPSIVKSRSAIRFQNPIPRNEFASSSPCSSLCFAIKKSTFTVDFPTSTLRRLISEFESLSEPIDRVKRLLHYANLLQPSDDSLKTESNRVNGCTARVWVDVKLDEDGKMMFCADSDSEIAKGFCSCLISVLDGMTPEEVMRIELEDLRGLNIVGLHGNSSSRVNTWHNVLVTMKKKTRSIIEIKNGFSSSSLSVSVLP, from the coding sequence ATGAATACTGTAGATAAGATTCCACCATCTTCAGTTTTCAGAGCAATGGATAATACTGCAATCGGCATGGTGACAgctttttcttcatcttctccccCATTCTTCTCTAAACACTGGAACCCTATCCATTCCAGTCCATCTATCGTCAAATCCAGATCTGCAATCCGCTTTCAAAACCCAATTCCTAGAAATGAATTTGCATCGTCTTCACCATGTTCTTCTTTGTGTTTCGCTATCAAAAAATCCACCTTTACCGTCGACTTTCCAACATCAACGCTCCGACGACTAATCTCAGAATTCGAATCTCTTTCCGAACCGATAGATCGAGTGAAGCGACTATTACATTACGCTAACCTTCTTCAACCTTCTGACGATTCATTGAAAACTGAATCGAATAGAGTAAATGGTTGTACTGCTAGGGTTTGGGTAGATGTGAAGTTGGATGAAGATGGAAAGAtgatgttttgtgctgatagtGATTCAGAGATTGCAAAAGGGTTTTGTTCGTGTTTGATTTCAGTTCTGGATGGGATGACACCGGAGGAGGTTATGAGAATTGAACTTGAAGATTTGAGAGGTTTGAATATTGTTGGTTTACATGGAAATAGTAGTTCTAGGGTTAATACTTGGCATAATGTTTTGGTTACAATGAAAAAGAAAACTAGATCAAtcattgaaataaaaaatgggttttcttcttcttctttgtctGTATCTGTATTACCATAG
- the LOC124936260 gene encoding high-affinity nitrate transporter 3.1-like produces the protein MASSLLVSSILLGFLAMACYATEFSTLPQTLVVTASPTSGEVLKAGEQSITVTWFLNQTGVDSSYKTVKAKLCYAPESQTDRPWRKTVNEIAKDKTCQHAIASKPYAATNNSVTWLIQKDVPTATYFVRVYVYDSNDTPLGYGQSTDDKKTKNLFSVAGISGRHASLEIASACFSAFSIVSLFGFFYLEKRKAKSAK, from the exons ATGGCTAGTTCTCTTCTGGTTAGTTCAATCCTTCTCGGTTTCTTAGCTATGGCATGCTATGCTACGGAATTTAGTACACTTCCTCAGACCCTTGTCGTTACAGCTTCACCCACATCAGGAGAAG TATTGAAAGCCGGGGAGCAATCAATCACGGTGACATGGTTTTTGAATCAAACTGGAGTCGATTCGTCTTACAAAACTGTTAAAGCCAAGCTCTGTTATGCCCCAGAGAGCCAAACAGACCGACCATGGAGAAAAACAGTGAACGAAATCGCAAAGGACAAGACTTGTCAACACGCGATCGCTTCCAAACCATACGCCGCCACCAACAATTCTGTCACATGGTTGATTCAGAAAGATGTTCCAACTGCAACTTACTTTGTCAGGGTATATGTTTATGATTCGAACGACACCCCGTTGGGATATGGGCAGTCAACCGACGACAAGAAGACGAAGAATCTGTTCAGTGTTGCCGGGATCAGTGGACGTCATGCCTCGCTTGAGATCGCATCTGCTTGTTTCTCTGCATTTTCAATTGTGTCTCTTTTTGGGTTCTTCTATTTGGAGAAGAGGAAAGCTAAATCTGCCAAGTAA